A window of the Candidatus Bathyarchaeia archaeon genome harbors these coding sequences:
- a CDS encoding winged helix-turn-helix domain-containing protein, whose amino-acid sequence MSNKGELSQEQLSVVFSALGNPVRLKILAIINETKRPLHIKAVAKALQMDYAAVYRHVDVLKRAGLVQIFEVGRSRVLSPLHPDLVREILSLAQQIEHE is encoded by the coding sequence ATGTCAAATAAAGGTGAGCTGAGTCAAGAGCAGCTGTCCGTTGTGTTCAGTGCCTTGGGGAATCCGGTTCGGCTCAAAATTCTTGCAATAATCAATGAGACAAAGCGTCCACTTCACATCAAGGCAGTTGCCAAGGCTCTGCAAATGGACTATGCTGCTGTCTACCGTCATGTGGACGTTTTGAAAAGGGCGGGGTTGGTGCAGATCTTTGAGGTGGGGCGTTCTCGTGTCCTGTCACCGTTGCACCCTGATTTGGTAAGAGAAATTCTCTCACTAGCGCAACAGATAGAGCACGAATGA